Below is a window of Deinococcus sp. Leaf326 DNA.
TGCAGTACGACCCGGCGACCGGACACTGGTCTCCGCTGGAGGACGAGCTGGCCGTCCCGGTTGATCTGCCCGTACTCCAGCGCATGAAGGCCTGCCTCGCTCAGGTCACGCCCTGGCCACCCTGTCTCGACGTCGTTCAGGCCGTGGCCGAGCAATGCGGAGTTTCCCCAGTCAAGCAACGGCGGCGTGTCTCCACCAGCTCGTCCAGCAGGAAGACACCCCCGTGCTCTTCCTCACTCGGGAAGGGGTAAGGTCCGGCTGTCAATGCCAGATCACGTGCTTTGTCAGCCCTCGGGACAGGGCGCACCCTCTGAGGCCAGAACCCGTGTTTCCGTGATCCAGCGAGTGGTCTTGGTACGGACCGTGTAGCCCTGCTTGGTTCGTTCCCAATCCAGCGTCCTCCCTTCTGCCAGGGCAACAGCGTCCCAGGCTTCCTGGTCCGTCTCGAAAGGCCCCAAGGCCTGGGTCGCGATGTCGGTCTGGATATGCGTCGCCTGTGCATAGACCTTCGGCATACCTCAACATCCACGCCAACTAAACGCAGAGTCACCTCCAACTCAGCCCTTGAACCGCAACAGGACGAACAACCTCCTCAACGCACCAGCTCTGAAACAGACCACCTGCTCATCCTTCCCTTCACCATCTCCCCACGACCTCCTCCTCCCAAACTTCTCCACAGCAACTTCCCTTAGGCTTGCAGCAACATGCACTTGAGTGAGGTCCCTTCTCTATCGTCCGTCTTCTCAGAAGCGGTCTGGGCCTCCGACGAACTGGTCGTCCTGGTTCGCTCCATTGCCCGAATGCTCCGGGCCCCCATCACCCTCCTGGGAGAAGTCAACCGAACACTCCAGGCTGTGCCCTCTCATTGGCCCACCCTCACCCCGCACATCATTGCCCACTCCTGGCATCATGGGGAAGCCATCGAGGTCACGCAGACCGCTGGCGCCTGGACCTTGTTGACCTGCCCCGTGCAGACGGTCGAGGGAACCTGGTTTGGCGTGTTGTGTGTCTCCCACGCCTCACACGGACCCCACCCCCTCCCCGACAAGGCTGCTCTCCAGGACGCCGCGGCCCTCCTCGCTCTCACGCTCGAACGTCTCTTCGCACAGGCCTGGCTTCAGGTCATGATCGGTGGACTGTATGAAGGCGTCATCCTCGTGGACCGCACCCTGCAGTTGAAAAGCTTCAATCCTCAGGCCGCGCAGTTGTTGGGTGCGCCCGATCACCCGCTGACTCAAGCCAGCTTCGCTGCGCTGGGACGGCACATCCAAGGGCTTGACGGTCAGCCGGTCCTCCCGGAGGAGTTGCCGCTGGCCCTGGCCTTCCAGACGCGGCAACCTCAGCTCAACGTCACGCTGGGAATCTCACTTCCTGATGGCGTTCAGCGGTGGTTGCAGATCAACGCGCTGCCGGTCGGGACTGAGGCCGTCGTGGCGTCCTTCACCGATGTGACGGACAGCATCCAATTCCGGCAGGCGCTCCAGCGAGCGTTGGAGCATGACCCCCTGACCGGCCTTCCGAACCGCGTCCACTTCATGCTGCATCTTCAGCAAGCTCTGGGAAGCCTCCACACTCAGAACAAAGCCTGCGCGGTCGGCTTTGTCGATCTTGACGGGTTCAAAGCCGTCAATGACGCCCTGGGTCATGCCGCAGGGGATCACCTGCTGCGAGAGGTCGCAGGTCGTCTGTCTGGGACGCTACGTCCCGGGGATAAAGTCGCGCGCCTGGCGGGGGATGAGTTCGTGATCTTGTGGCGGGGGGTCTCCGATTCCACGCAGGCGAATGCGCTGGGCGAGCGTGTGGTCGCCGCGTGTGCCCCGGCGTATCTGCTGTATGGGGGGGAAGTCCGTGTGACCTCCAGTGTGGGGGTGCATGTGGTCACGACGGGCGACGCGAATGCGCAAACCGTGTTACAAGTGGCGGATGCCGCGATGTACCAGGCCAAACGGCGCGGCAAGAACCAGTGTGTCGTGTGGTCCTGAACGTCGTCGCGTCAATGACGACTGCTGCAGGCCAATGAGCATCGGACGGGGGCAGACCGATTGAGCTGACACTGCTCCGTCCTGCGGGACACGTCGCCGTAGCATACCGGTACACAAACACCCACTTGCGTTACCGTGTGGCCCATGCCGCCCCTGCGCGTCCTGCTCGTCGACGATAGTCCCGCGGACCGTTTTCTGGCTCAGGAGGTCTTCGCCACACACGGGTTGGACGTCCATCTCACCACCTCTGACAGCGGCGAAGCGGCGCTCGACTCCATGCACCGTCATCACGGCCACCTCCCAGAGGTTCTTCTCCTCGACCTCAACATGCCCGGCATGAGTGGGCTCGATGTCCTGAGCGAGATGAAGCGCGATCCGGAGCTCGCCCATATCCCGGTCGTCATGTTCACGACCTCCCAGGCCAAGACGGATGTCGACGCTGCCTACCGTCTGCAAGCCTGTGCGTATCTCGTCAAGTCACCTAACTTTGGGGTGTTCCTGCAGCAGGTGGAATCCTTCATCACGTTCTGGCGCTGCAACCGTTTCCCGTTCGCGCCGCAGCCTTAAGAGACGCGCGCTCGCCGTTCATCTGCGCCAGTCGCCAAAGTCCACACTTGGAAGATGGCCCCATTGCAACTCCTCCTCGTGGATGACAATGCGACCGACCTCCAATTGATGGAGGCGGCCTTCGAGGCCTGCCCGCAGGCTGAGCTGATCCTGCACAATCATGCGCCCACTGCTTTGCATTGGGTGGAAGCACAGGCGCAGGTGGATGCGCTGCCCAACCTGGTGCTACTGGATCTACACATGCCGGGGATGGACGGACCGGCCTGGCTTCGCGCGCTCCGGGCGCAGCCGGCCCTTGAGCAGTTGCCCGTGTTGCTGTATTCCCTAACGCCACTGCACCTGCAGCGCCAGTGGGTGGACCCGACCTTCGTTTACGGCTACTGGCAAAAGCCCCTGACGTTCGCGGGGAT
It encodes the following:
- a CDS encoding response regulator, with product MAPLQLLLVDDNATDLQLMEAAFEACPQAELILHNHAPTALHWVEAQAQVDALPNLVLLDLHMPGMDGPAWLRALRAQPALEQLPVLLYSLTPLHLQRQWVDPTFVYGYWQKPLTFAGMQDQAQVLCDLWQRDHAFTPTTLMTASSMF
- a CDS encoding diguanylate cyclase domain-containing protein — translated: MHLSEVPSLSSVFSEAVWASDELVVLVRSIARMLRAPITLLGEVNRTLQAVPSHWPTLTPHIIAHSWHHGEAIEVTQTAGAWTLLTCPVQTVEGTWFGVLCVSHASHGPHPLPDKAALQDAAALLALTLERLFAQAWLQVMIGGLYEGVILVDRTLQLKSFNPQAAQLLGAPDHPLTQASFAALGRHIQGLDGQPVLPEELPLALAFQTRQPQLNVTLGISLPDGVQRWLQINALPVGTEAVVASFTDVTDSIQFRQALQRALEHDPLTGLPNRVHFMLHLQQALGSLHTQNKACAVGFVDLDGFKAVNDALGHAAGDHLLREVAGRLSGTLRPGDKVARLAGDEFVILWRGVSDSTQANALGERVVAACAPAYLLYGGEVRVTSSVGVHVVTTGDANAQTVLQVADAAMYQAKRRGKNQCVVWS
- a CDS encoding response regulator; its protein translation is MPPLRVLLVDDSPADRFLAQEVFATHGLDVHLTTSDSGEAALDSMHRHHGHLPEVLLLDLNMPGMSGLDVLSEMKRDPELAHIPVVMFTTSQAKTDVDAAYRLQACAYLVKSPNFGVFLQQVESFITFWRCNRFPFAPQP